TGGCATTGATGTTTCCTCCCTTCAAATTATGCGTTTTTCGGAGCCAATATCATAATTAATTGTTTACCTTCTAGCTTCGGTTCTTTTTCTACGGTGCTAACTTCCTCTAATATAGAAGCAAATTGTTTAATTATCGTTTGACCCTTTGTTGTGTTAGCAAGTTCTCGCCCTCTGAATTTCATCGTAACTTTTACTTTGTCTCCATTTTTCAAGAACTTACTAGCATTGTTTGCTTTAACACTTAAATCATGTGATTCAATGCTTGGGCTAAGCCTTACCTCTTTAACATCTACGATTTTTTGATTCTTTCTTGCTTCTTTTTCCTTCTTAGACAATTCATACTTGTATTTGCCAAAATCCATAATCTTGCAAACAGGTGGATTTGCCTGAGGTGCAATTTTTACTAAGTCTAAATTTTTACCATTTGCAAGTTTTTGAGCGTCCTTGGCTGACATAATG
Above is a genomic segment from Alkaliphilus oremlandii OhILAs containing:
- the infC gene encoding translation initiation factor IF-3 — encoded protein: MKEINEQQINEEIRDKEVRVIDSNGDQLGIMSAKDAQKLANGKNLDLVKIAPQANPPVCKIMDFGKYKYELSKKEKEARKNQKIVDVKEVRLSPSIESHDLSVKANNASKFLKNGDKVKVTMKFRGRELANTTKGQTIIKQFASILEEVSTVEKEPKLEGKQLIMILAPKNA